A single window of Nocardioides baekrokdamisoli DNA harbors:
- a CDS encoding Trp biosynthesis-associated membrane protein, translating into MTDRRRTFWPVVLLGVAASGLAAYAGSKDWISSHAVTGASTLMTSQNDDLTSPGTTSLALVALAAWGVLLVTRGWARRTVAILAGIAALGPIPGLWGSAHHLTTSHEGSHATGWPWVAAVSLVLAATAAVLAAIWAPSWPEMGRKYDAPQAPAGIDTDDNAGLWRQLSEGRDPTEDGNP; encoded by the coding sequence ATGACTGACCGTCGACGTACGTTCTGGCCCGTGGTGCTCCTCGGCGTCGCAGCCTCGGGGCTGGCGGCGTACGCAGGCTCCAAGGACTGGATCTCCTCACACGCCGTCACCGGCGCGTCAACCCTGATGACGTCTCAGAATGACGACCTCACCAGCCCTGGCACCACGTCGCTGGCGTTGGTGGCACTGGCTGCCTGGGGCGTCCTCCTGGTGACCAGGGGCTGGGCCCGCCGGACGGTGGCGATCCTCGCCGGGATCGCGGCACTCGGTCCGATCCCGGGCCTGTGGGGGAGCGCTCATCACCTGACCACCAGCCACGAAGGCTCGCACGCAACGGGGTGGCCGTGGGTGGCCGCTGTGTCACTTGTGCTCGCCGCGACAGCTGCCGTCCTCGCCGCGATCTGGGCACCGTCGTGGCCGGAGATGGGGCGCAAGTACGACGCTCCGCAGGCTCCCGCTGGCATCGACACGGACGACAATGCCGGCCTGTGGCGCCAGTTGAGTGAGGGTCGCGACCCAACCGAGGACGGGAACCCCTAA
- the hisI gene encoding phosphoribosyl-AMP cyclohydrolase: MTELDPQISARLKRTVDGLVPAIAQQYDTGEVLMMGWMNDEALLRTLTTGRATYWSRSRQEYWAKGDTSGHAQHVKEVRLDCDGDTLLVKVDQIGAACHTGDRTCFDADRLDAYGSDD, translated from the coding sequence ATGACCGAGCTGGATCCGCAGATCTCTGCACGCCTGAAACGGACTGTCGACGGTCTCGTGCCGGCGATCGCGCAGCAGTACGACACCGGCGAGGTCCTGATGATGGGCTGGATGAATGACGAGGCTCTGCTGCGTACGTTGACCACTGGCCGCGCCACCTACTGGAGTCGCAGCCGCCAGGAGTACTGGGCCAAGGGCGACACGTCGGGGCACGCACAGCACGTCAAGGAGGTCCGCCTGGACTGCGACGGCGACACGCTGCTGGTCAAGGTCGACCAGATCGGCGCTGCCTGCCACACCGGGGACCGGACCTGCTTCGACGCCGACCGCCTCGACGCCTACGGCAGCGATGACTGA
- the ribH gene encoding 6,7-dimethyl-8-ribityllumazine synthase, with amino-acid sequence MSGAGAPTTEAFDASGLRVAVVAASWHVTVIDGMLAGAQRAFADYNVGNPTIVRVPGAFELPVVANELAKAGYDAVIAFGVVIRGGTPHFDYVCNAATDGLNRVGLDHGVPIGFGVLTCDNDEQALDRAGLPGSKEDKGYEATSAALQTAAVLRAIRTRSV; translated from the coding sequence ATGAGCGGCGCTGGAGCCCCCACCACCGAGGCGTTCGACGCGAGCGGCCTGCGCGTCGCGGTTGTCGCGGCGTCGTGGCATGTGACCGTGATCGACGGCATGCTCGCCGGCGCACAGCGGGCGTTCGCTGACTACAACGTCGGCAACCCGACGATCGTCCGGGTCCCGGGTGCGTTCGAGCTCCCGGTCGTTGCGAACGAACTCGCGAAGGCCGGGTACGACGCGGTGATCGCGTTCGGCGTCGTCATTCGTGGTGGCACGCCGCACTTCGACTACGTCTGCAACGCCGCCACCGACGGCCTGAACCGGGTCGGCCTCGATCACGGTGTCCCGATCGGCTTCGGCGTCCTCACCTGCGACAACGACGAGCAGGCACTGGACCGTGCCGGCCTGCCGGGGTCGAAGGAGGACAAGGGGTACGAGGCGACCTCTGCTGCCCTGCAGACCGCCGCCGTATTGCGCGCGATCCGCACCCGCTCCGTCTGA
- a CDS encoding bifunctional 3,4-dihydroxy-2-butanone-4-phosphate synthase/GTP cyclohydrolase II has product MTESPSTAPIQHGGVRLDSVEDAIEAIAAGKAVVVVDDEGRENEGDLIFAAAKATPELMAFTIRHSSGVICVPMPGDMLDRLEIPLMTPHNKDKLRTAYTISVDARDGVSTGISAADRAHTARVLADSATEPWELTRPGHVFPLRYREGGVLVRRGHTEAAVDMARLAGLTPAGVLVEIVNDDGTMKRAGELREFADEHGLLMISIEDLVRHRRRTEVNLERAAVAKLPTEYGDFTVFGYRDTIDGAEHVALVAGDPAELTTDEPVLARVHSECLTGDGFASLKCDCGPQLHEGLRRIQEEGRGVLVYMRGHEGRGIGLLAKIQAYALQDTGRDTLDANLDLGLPADARTYSAASHIVRDLGIKRVRLLTNNPHKVDELAGYGVPCVKREPLIVRPNVHNLAYMLTKRDRMGHDITGLDDSGPDGSELTEESN; this is encoded by the coding sequence ATGACCGAGAGCCCTTCAACGGCGCCGATTCAGCACGGCGGCGTACGCCTCGACTCGGTCGAGGACGCGATCGAGGCCATCGCGGCCGGCAAGGCCGTGGTCGTCGTGGACGACGAGGGTCGTGAGAACGAGGGCGACCTGATCTTCGCCGCGGCGAAGGCGACGCCGGAGTTGATGGCGTTCACGATCCGCCACTCCAGTGGAGTGATCTGCGTACCGATGCCCGGCGACATGCTCGACCGGCTCGAGATCCCGTTGATGACCCCGCACAACAAGGACAAGCTGCGCACCGCGTACACGATCTCGGTCGACGCACGCGACGGCGTCTCCACCGGCATCTCGGCGGCGGACCGTGCGCACACCGCGCGCGTGCTGGCTGACAGTGCGACCGAGCCGTGGGAACTCACCCGGCCGGGCCACGTCTTCCCACTCCGCTACCGCGAGGGCGGCGTCCTCGTCCGCCGTGGCCACACCGAGGCTGCCGTCGACATGGCCCGCCTCGCCGGTCTGACCCCGGCGGGCGTGCTCGTGGAGATCGTCAACGATGACGGCACGATGAAGCGCGCCGGCGAACTGCGTGAGTTCGCTGACGAGCACGGGCTGCTGATGATCTCCATCGAGGACCTCGTGCGGCACCGCCGTCGTACCGAGGTCAACCTCGAACGCGCCGCCGTCGCGAAGCTGCCGACGGAGTACGGCGACTTCACCGTGTTCGGCTACCGCGACACGATCGACGGGGCCGAGCACGTGGCGCTGGTCGCCGGCGACCCTGCGGAGCTCACCACCGACGAGCCCGTACTCGCCCGGGTGCACTCCGAGTGCCTCACCGGCGACGGTTTCGCCTCGCTCAAGTGTGACTGCGGACCGCAGTTGCACGAAGGTCTGCGGCGCATCCAGGAGGAGGGTCGCGGCGTCCTTGTCTACATGCGTGGCCACGAAGGCCGCGGCATCGGGCTGCTCGCCAAGATCCAGGCGTACGCACTCCAGGACACTGGTCGCGACACGTTGGACGCGAACCTCGACCTCGGTCTTCCGGCGGATGCCCGGACGTACTCAGCCGCCTCGCACATCGTCCGCGATCTGGGGATCAAGCGGGTAAGGCTGCTGACGAACAACCCGCACAAGGTCGACGAGCTCGCCGGTTACGGTGTGCCGTGCGTCAAGCGCGAGCCGCTGATCGTGCGCCCCAACGTGCACAACCTGGCGTACATGCTGACCAAGCGTGACCGGATGGGTCACGACATCACCGGACTGGACGACTCCGGCCCGGACGGATCCGAGTTGACGGAGGAGAGCAACTGA
- a CDS encoding riboflavin synthase — protein MFTGIVEELGRVVEIEEQGDACRLTIAAEVVLEDAKLGDSIAVNGCCLTVAATGVTGEGTPTWTADVMQETLDKTSLTGIKPGDRVNLERAVTPQTRLGGHIVQGHVDGTGRVLRRTPSDHWTVVEISLPEHLSRYLVDKGSITVDGVSLTVVEAGEDSFTISLIPETLARTTLGFREIGGVVNLEADVLAKHVEKLLQSTQNGVTR, from the coding sequence ATGTTCACCGGAATCGTGGAAGAGCTCGGCCGGGTCGTGGAGATCGAGGAGCAGGGCGACGCCTGTCGCCTGACGATCGCGGCCGAGGTCGTGCTCGAGGACGCCAAGCTGGGCGACTCGATCGCCGTCAACGGCTGCTGCCTGACCGTGGCCGCGACCGGCGTCACCGGCGAGGGCACGCCCACCTGGACCGCCGATGTCATGCAAGAGACGCTCGACAAGACGTCTCTGACCGGCATCAAGCCGGGGGACCGGGTCAATCTCGAACGCGCGGTGACGCCTCAGACGCGCCTCGGTGGCCACATCGTCCAGGGCCACGTCGATGGCACCGGCAGGGTGCTGCGGCGTACGCCCAGCGACCACTGGACCGTCGTGGAGATCTCGCTGCCTGAGCACCTGTCCCGCTACCTCGTCGACAAGGGCTCGATCACCGTCGACGGCGTCAGCCTGACCGTCGTGGAGGCTGGCGAGGACAGCTTCACCATCAGCCTGATCCCGGAGACCCTGGCTCGTACGACCCTCGGCTTCCGCGAGATCGGCGGAGTCGTCAACCTCGAGGCGGATGTCCTCGCCAAGCACGTCGAAAAACTCTTGCAGAGCACCCAGAACGGAGTCACCCGATGA
- the ribD gene encoding bifunctional diaminohydroxyphosphoribosylaminopyrimidine deaminase/5-amino-6-(5-phosphoribosylamino)uracil reductase RibD yields MRRAIELAASPDVPLWPNPRVGCVLLSKRGTVIAEGYHRGAGTPHAEADALNQAGERARGAIAIVTLEPCNHTGRTGPCAQRLIDAGVSRVLYAQSDPNPIASGGAETLRAAGIEVESGLLAEESRAVNRVWSRATELQRPYVTWKFATTLDGRSAAADGTSRWISNAAARRDTHVRRAECDVIMVGTNTVAVDDPSLTVRDADDLPAAVQPLRVVVGERALPVHAKVFDDAAPTLVMATHDPAMVLEHLWRMEKRHVFLEGGPTLAAAFAAAGLIDEIVTYVAPMLLGAGRNAVADLGISTIADALRPTVVDIAIIESADEQPCVRLVMETS; encoded by the coding sequence ATGCGTCGCGCCATCGAGCTTGCCGCCAGCCCAGATGTTCCGTTGTGGCCGAACCCCCGGGTTGGCTGCGTCCTGCTGTCGAAGCGCGGCACGGTCATCGCCGAGGGTTACCACCGCGGGGCGGGTACGCCTCACGCGGAAGCCGACGCGCTCAATCAGGCCGGCGAGAGAGCCCGTGGTGCGATCGCGATCGTGACGCTCGAGCCGTGCAACCACACCGGTCGCACCGGCCCGTGCGCGCAACGGCTGATCGATGCGGGCGTGTCCCGCGTCCTGTACGCCCAGAGCGATCCGAACCCGATCGCGTCGGGTGGTGCGGAGACCCTGCGTGCTGCCGGGATCGAGGTCGAGTCCGGTCTCCTGGCGGAGGAGTCGCGTGCGGTGAATCGGGTCTGGAGTCGGGCGACGGAGTTGCAGCGCCCGTACGTCACCTGGAAGTTCGCGACGACGCTGGACGGCCGAAGCGCCGCAGCAGACGGCACCTCGCGCTGGATCTCGAACGCGGCTGCCCGCCGGGACACGCACGTACGCCGTGCCGAGTGCGACGTGATCATGGTCGGGACCAACACGGTCGCGGTCGACGACCCGAGCCTCACGGTCCGTGACGCGGATGACCTTCCGGCAGCAGTGCAGCCGCTGCGGGTTGTCGTGGGCGAGCGGGCGTTGCCGGTTCACGCGAAGGTCTTCGACGATGCGGCACCGACTTTGGTGATGGCCACGCACGACCCGGCGATGGTGCTCGAGCACCTGTGGCGGATGGAGAAGCGACACGTCTTCCTCGAGGGTGGCCCGACCCTGGCTGCTGCGTTCGCCGCGGCCGGCCTGATCGACGAGATCGTGACGTACGTCGCCCCGATGCTTCTGGGAGCGGGCCGCAATGCCGTGGCCGACCTGGGAATCAGCACGATCGCCGACGCGTTGCGTCCGACGGTCGTTGATATTGCAATCATCGAGTCCGCGGACGAGCAGCCCTGCGTCCGCCTAGTGATGGAGACGAGCTAG
- a CDS encoding type IV toxin-antitoxin system AbiEi family antitoxin domain-containing protein: MDDEGLARLLRWTQEGIVARRQLTSLGATHGDIERMTRRRELTRIHRGVFANHTGPLSWDQRAWAAVLALEPAALCFRSAMPGGPRTGPVHVAVTAQRSTPRYAGVVVHRMADLGHRVNWNGEPPCVWPAHATLDVAARAADEAEAFTAIATAIQTREVWPDSLRQALEGRPRIARRRLLSALIDDVATGQHSVLERGFAALERRHGLPQSQRQVVAVGPDGTIHRDVVYPSQGIVVELDGRAFHSSTQARDHDAARDLKAAADGMVPVRLTYGQVFRDGCRTAANLATLLRRRGWSGVQTRCPNCS; this comes from the coding sequence ATGGACGACGAAGGACTCGCACGCCTGCTCCGCTGGACCCAGGAGGGGATCGTGGCCAGGAGGCAGTTGACCTCGCTCGGCGCAACCCATGGCGACATCGAACGCATGACCCGTCGCAGAGAGCTGACGCGGATTCATCGCGGCGTCTTCGCCAACCACACAGGTCCCTTGTCGTGGGACCAACGCGCCTGGGCTGCTGTTCTCGCGCTGGAGCCCGCTGCCCTGTGCTTCAGGTCGGCGATGCCGGGCGGCCCCAGGACCGGCCCAGTCCACGTCGCGGTGACGGCGCAGCGGTCCACGCCGAGGTACGCGGGAGTCGTCGTCCACCGCATGGCCGACCTCGGTCACCGGGTGAACTGGAACGGCGAGCCGCCTTGCGTGTGGCCAGCCCACGCGACCCTGGACGTTGCCGCCCGCGCCGCCGACGAGGCTGAGGCGTTTACAGCGATCGCGACAGCCATCCAGACCCGCGAGGTCTGGCCGGACTCGCTGCGACAGGCTCTGGAGGGGCGGCCGCGGATCGCGCGGAGACGACTGCTCTCCGCATTGATCGATGACGTCGCGACGGGGCAGCACTCGGTGCTGGAGCGAGGGTTCGCTGCGCTTGAACGGCGCCACGGCCTCCCACAATCGCAGCGCCAGGTTGTCGCCGTCGGTCCTGACGGCACGATCCACCGTGACGTCGTCTATCCGTCGCAGGGGATCGTCGTCGAGCTCGACGGGCGAGCCTTTCATTCCTCGACCCAAGCGCGAGACCACGATGCGGCCCGGGATCTCAAGGCAGCCGCTGACGGGATGGTGCCCGTCCGGCTGACCTACGGGCAGGTGTTCCGGGACGGCTGCCGTACCGCCGCAAACCTCGCAACCCTGTTGCGCCGCCGAGGTTGGTCAGGTGTACAGACGCGATGCCCCAACTGCTCGTAG
- the rpe gene encoding ribulose-phosphate 3-epimerase — protein sequence MQITPSILNADFANLGAEIARISSADWVHVDVMDNHFVPNLTFGPTMVEALSRATEIPLDAHLMIEDPDRWAPAYAEAGARSVTFHVEAAKAPVRLARELRKQGARASMALKPATPIEPYADLLPELDMVLVMTVEPGFGGQKFLDLCLPKIRRTRELIERTGGEIWLQVDGGVSMETIERCAEAGADVFVAGSAVYSAADPDQMVKALRAKAEATV from the coding sequence ATGCAGATCACCCCGTCCATCCTCAACGCGGACTTCGCCAATCTCGGCGCTGAGATCGCCCGGATCTCCAGTGCTGACTGGGTGCACGTCGATGTCATGGACAACCACTTCGTACCGAACCTGACGTTCGGCCCGACGATGGTCGAGGCGCTCTCTAGGGCGACCGAGATCCCGCTGGACGCGCACCTGATGATCGAGGATCCTGACCGCTGGGCGCCGGCGTACGCCGAGGCCGGCGCGAGGAGTGTCACCTTCCACGTCGAGGCGGCGAAGGCGCCGGTACGCCTCGCCCGCGAACTGCGCAAACAGGGCGCTCGCGCCTCGATGGCGCTGAAGCCGGCGACACCGATCGAGCCGTACGCCGACCTGCTTCCCGAGCTCGACATGGTGCTCGTGATGACCGTCGAGCCCGGCTTCGGCGGACAGAAGTTCCTCGACCTGTGCCTGCCCAAGATCCGGCGTACCCGCGAACTGATCGAGCGGACCGGCGGCGAGATCTGGCTCCAGGTCGACGGCGGCGTCTCGATGGAGACGATCGAACGGTGCGCGGAGGCGGGTGCCGATGTGTTCGTCGCCGGCAGCGCCGTGTACTCGGCGGCGGACCCGGACCAGATGGTCAAGGCGCTCAGAGCCAAAGCCGAGGCGACCGTCTGA
- a CDS encoding MMPL family transporter yields the protein MLNRIANLAIRAPRRVLVAAVLFLIGAGVLGAPVAHYLKSGGFTVDSSQSNQATIELDKKFNGAAPNLIIQISTNGNQQTDPASRTAAAAASAQVEAILKSHEKATASGDDTHYVGAIRSVSNVPPSARAALVAKDHTATLVLGNISGDDSIMQTRAGDLGKELADKVKVPGATITVGGSATGYHQVNDQTVKDLLVAEAISIPLTGIALVLVFGSAIAALLPLLIGGFAIIGTLAELRILTWFTDVSVYAQNMTTALGLALAIDYALFIISRYREELRKGTDREQAIITTINTAGRTVLFSSLTVALSLAALAVFPMFFLKSFAYAGLVVVGLAAFASLVILPAALVLLGDKVNAYDARKGIRKLLGRPEPLPKPEESGLWFRLAHRVMKRPLAFGGAVVVLLLALGAPFLQANYGYPDDRVLPQSASARQVGDDMRTNFTLNAGASLAGIGAYDPAADPGMKNLAAYTAQLSRVANVDSVVSAAGLYRHGARVVDRQAPPVTAAQKAALVQQSDAFAKAYVNDGSARFDVVGAVDPFSKAGSQLVKDLRAVSADGISTQWTGWAAFNLDAMTGLGATLPIALALIALSTFIVLFLFTGSVVIPLKALVMNTLSLTATFGAMVWVFQWGHLSSVLGFTSAGYLVANMVVLVFCMAFGLSMDYEVFLLSRIREEWVDSDQSHDANTHAVAYGVGRTGRIVTSAAALMAIVFAAMISSKIQFMQLFGLGLTLAVLMDATLVRGILVPAFMRLMGKANWWAPKPLVALHARFGLSEAENVA from the coding sequence ATGCTGAATCGCATCGCCAACCTCGCGATCCGCGCACCTCGCCGCGTACTCGTCGCCGCCGTCCTGTTCCTGATCGGCGCCGGCGTGCTCGGCGCCCCGGTCGCCCATTACCTCAAGTCCGGCGGCTTCACCGTCGACAGTTCCCAGTCGAACCAGGCCACGATCGAACTGGACAAGAAGTTCAACGGCGCCGCGCCGAACCTGATCATCCAGATCAGCACGAACGGCAACCAGCAGACGGACCCGGCCTCCCGGACCGCCGCAGCGGCCGCGTCGGCGCAGGTGGAAGCAATCCTGAAGTCACACGAGAAGGCCACCGCCTCCGGTGACGACACGCACTACGTCGGCGCCATCCGCAGCGTCTCGAACGTCCCGCCGTCAGCTCGGGCGGCGCTGGTCGCCAAGGATCACACCGCGACGCTGGTCCTGGGCAACATCAGCGGCGACGACTCCATCATGCAGACACGCGCTGGCGACCTCGGCAAGGAACTGGCAGACAAGGTCAAGGTGCCCGGGGCGACCATCACCGTTGGCGGCTCAGCGACCGGCTATCACCAGGTCAACGACCAGACCGTCAAGGACTTGCTCGTTGCCGAGGCCATCTCGATCCCGCTCACGGGCATTGCGCTCGTCCTCGTGTTCGGCAGTGCCATCGCCGCACTGCTCCCGCTCCTGATCGGCGGCTTCGCGATCATCGGGACCCTGGCGGAGCTGCGCATCCTCACTTGGTTCACCGACGTCTCGGTCTACGCGCAGAACATGACCACGGCGCTCGGCCTGGCACTTGCCATCGACTACGCCCTGTTCATCATCAGCCGCTACCGCGAAGAGTTGCGCAAGGGCACGGACCGCGAACAAGCCATCATCACCACGATCAACACCGCCGGGCGTACCGTCCTCTTCTCCTCGCTCACCGTCGCACTCTCGCTGGCTGCTCTGGCGGTCTTCCCGATGTTCTTCCTCAAGTCCTTCGCGTACGCCGGGCTCGTCGTGGTCGGGTTGGCGGCTTTCGCCTCGCTGGTGATCCTGCCTGCAGCTCTGGTGCTGCTCGGCGACAAGGTCAATGCGTACGACGCCCGCAAGGGCATCCGGAAGCTGCTCGGACGCCCTGAGCCGCTGCCGAAGCCCGAGGAGAGCGGTCTGTGGTTCCGCCTCGCCCACCGAGTGATGAAGCGCCCGCTTGCGTTCGGTGGCGCCGTGGTGGTCCTGCTGCTCGCGCTCGGTGCGCCCTTCCTTCAGGCGAACTACGGCTACCCGGACGACCGGGTCCTCCCCCAGTCGGCCAGCGCCCGCCAGGTGGGCGACGACATGCGTACGAACTTCACCCTGAACGCCGGCGCCTCGCTGGCCGGGATCGGGGCGTACGACCCCGCGGCCGATCCGGGCATGAAGAACCTGGCTGCATACACCGCACAACTCTCGCGGGTGGCCAACGTCGACTCGGTGGTTTCGGCCGCCGGCCTCTACCGCCACGGCGCTCGCGTGGTCGACCGCCAGGCGCCCCCGGTGACGGCGGCGCAGAAGGCAGCTCTCGTGCAGCAGTCCGACGCCTTCGCGAAGGCGTACGTCAACGACGGCTCCGCACGCTTTGACGTGGTCGGCGCCGTGGACCCGTTCTCCAAGGCTGGGAGCCAGTTGGTGAAGGACCTGCGCGCGGTCAGTGCCGACGGCATCAGCACCCAGTGGACGGGATGGGCAGCCTTCAACCTCGATGCGATGACTGGTCTCGGCGCGACCCTGCCGATCGCGCTGGCTCTGATCGCACTGAGCACGTTCATCGTGCTGTTCCTCTTCACCGGGAGCGTGGTGATCCCGCTTAAGGCACTGGTGATGAACACCCTCTCGCTGACCGCCACCTTCGGAGCCATGGTGTGGGTGTTCCAGTGGGGGCACCTCTCGAGCGTGCTCGGCTTCACCTCGGCCGGCTATCTCGTGGCCAACATGGTGGTCCTGGTCTTCTGCATGGCCTTCGGCCTGTCGATGGACTATGAGGTGTTCCTGCTCTCTCGCATTCGCGAGGAGTGGGTCGACAGCGACCAGAGCCACGACGCGAACACACACGCGGTCGCGTACGGCGTGGGCCGCACAGGTCGCATCGTCACCTCCGCTGCGGCGCTGATGGCGATCGTCTTCGCGGCGATGATCAGCTCGAAGATCCAGTTCATGCAGTTGTTCGGCCTGGGCCTCACCCTGGCCGTCCTGATGGACGCCACCCTCGTCCGCGGCATCCTGGTGCCGGCCTTCATGCGCTTGATGGGCAAGGCAAACTGGTGGGCACCCAAGCCGCTGGTCGCCCTGCACGCGCGGTTCGGACTCTCGGAGGCGGAAAACGTTGCCTGA